Proteins from a genomic interval of Medicago truncatula cultivar Jemalong A17 chromosome 3, MtrunA17r5.0-ANR, whole genome shotgun sequence:
- the LOC11442282 gene encoding probable sarcosine oxidase produces the protein MEDSQFDVIIVGAGVMGSSTAYQAAKRGLKTLLLEQFDFLHHRGSSHGESRTIRATYIQNHYYPMVMESYKLWKEAQAQVGYNVYFKAQHLDMGPFNDPVVHSVVENCRKHKIPHQLLNHQQVAEKFSGKFNLPANWVGLSTEYGGILKPTKATAMFQTLAYKNGAVLKDNTKVTDIKNDGGVVVFTANGEKFRGKKCVVTVGAWANKLVKRISGVEIPIKPVETHVCYWRIKKGHEGKFVIGGDFPTFASFGKAYVYGTPVLEYPGLIKAAVHGGRLCDPDKRPWGSVVMMNELKEWVEGIFGGVVDSSEPVVKQSCMYSMTPDEDFVIDFLGGEFGKNVVLGVGFSGHGFKMAPVIGKILTQLVVDGETNEVDLKHFRIGRFQMASKI, from the coding sequence ATGGAGGATTCTCAGTTTGACGTGATTATTGTCGGAGCCGGCGTCATGGGAAGTTCCACCGCCTACCAAGCAGCCAAAAGGGGTCTCAAAACACTCTTGCTTGAACAATTTGACTTTCTCCACCACCGTGGCTCTTCCCACGGTGAATCCCGCACAATTCGTGCTACCTATATTCAAAACCATTACTACCCTATGGTGATGGAATCATACAAACTTTGGAAAGAAGCCCAGGCCCAAGTGGGCTACAACGTTTATTTCAAAGCCCAGCACCTTGACATGGGCCCATTCAACGACCCAGTCGTCCATTCCGTCGTCGAAAACTGCCGGAAACATAAAATCCCTCACCAGCTCCTCAACCACCAGCAAGTTGCCGAGAAATTCTCCGGGAAATTTAACTTACCGGCAAACTGGGTGGGCTTGTCCACTGAATACGGTGGCATACTGAAGCCCACGAAAGCCACTGCCATGTTTCAGACACTCGCCTACAAAAACGGTGCTGTTTTGAAAGACAACACAAAGGTGACTGATATCAAAAACGATGGAGGTGTTGTAGTTTTTACCGCGAATGGTGAAAAGTTTCGCGGTAAAAAATGTGTGGTAACTGTTGGAGCGTGGGCGAATAAGTTAGTTAAGAGAATTAGCGGAGTTGAAATTCCGATAAAACCCGTGGAGACTCATGTTTGTTACTGGAGGATTAAAAAAGGGCATGAAGGTAAATTCGTAATTGGTGGTGATTTTCCAACTTTTGCTAGCTTTGGTAAGGCTTATGTATACGGAACACCCGTTTTGGAGTATCCGGGTTTGATTAAAGCCGCGGTCCATGGTGGTCGGTTGTGTGACCCGGATAAGAGACCGTGGGGCTCAGTTGTGATGATGAATGAGTTGAAGGAATGGGTTGAAGGGATATTTGGTGGGGTTGTTGATTCAAGTGAGCCAGTGGTGAAACAATCTTGCATGTATTCAATGACACCAGATGaggattttgtgattgattttttGGGTGGTGAGTTTGGAAAAAATGTGGTTTTGGGTGTTGGGTTTTCGGGTCATGGGTTTAAGATGGCTCCAGTTATTGGTAAGATATTGACTCAACTTGTGGTGGATGGGGAAACTAATGAGGTTGACTTGAAACATTTTAGGATTGGAAGATTCCAAATGGCATCTAAGATTTA